The window AGAAGAAGGGGTGGCTTTTGAAACTAAAACTATTGCTTTTAGTAACGGTTTTTGTAATGTTATTGGTTATAAACAGTCCCATTTCACAAACGAATGCACAGGTTTCACAGAAACTCAAAATAGAAACCTTTCCAAGTGAAAAGTTTTTGGACGTGGGTATGTTAAAACCTGGAGACAAAGTAATAACTACATTAGATGTAATAAATACCGGTAACATTCTTTTTTCTTATAAGACTACCGCTTCGTTTAACGGCGGGTCAAAAAAATATTATGATGCATTGCATTTAAATATTAAAGATCAGAATGGAAAGGTACTTTATAATGGTAGCTTAAAAGACTTTAAAGGGTTAGAGCCAAGAAAGTTGCAGATTTTTACTAAAGAAAAGCTCATTATAGCAGTTGAGGTACCTGCCGAGTTGGGAAATGATTATCAAGGACTTAGTAGCGAATTTAAATTTAAATTTTTCGCCGAAGATACTCTCGATGGCCTGATCCCTCCAGACGATGTTCCTTTTGGACCGATTGATACACCACTAGGACCAATAAAGCTTCCAGTCACAGCGACAGAAGCATTCAATTTCCTTGCTGCTGGATTAATCCTGCTAACTGTTGGCTTAACGATAAGGTATATTATCAAATTTAAAAAGAAAATAACCAACACAAGTTTAACCAGACCCTGAACAGGATAAAGGATATCAGGGTCTTTTGTACGTATACGGGCATAATTTGATTACATAAGACGTATTTTATAGGGTATTTGATGAGGGGGAGCGGAGAGGGATGTATAAAAAGATTTGTACGGAATGTGAGAAGCCGTCCTACAGCAGCTGTGATTCAGGGACATGGCTTTGCCCGGTTTGCGGTGCTGATATTACAAAGGTGAATTTGCATGCGCCTGAAAGCCAGCGCGGGCAGAACCAGGTTGAACTGTTGTCTGGACAGTACATAAAGCAACAAGGTAATCAGAAACTATATCATGAGCTTGTTTAATCCACTATTGACCTAAATTATTCAATAAATCTGCGCATAATCAGACACATTTCGAGCATGCATTACGGTATACTATACTCAAACGGGTGAAAAAGAGGATTGATACTATTTTAATAGTGAAAAGCCTGGAGTTCACAAATGCAGTGGGATTGAAGGTTAAAATTGTGGAGATTCCTGTATTGGAGAAAGATAATCCGAATCAATTCATGATCCGATTCCGTTTGCAGACATTTATGATGAGCCTGAATGAAGAACAGCAGCCGAAACCTTGCTATTCCTTCAGGGATTATTTGAAAAGGACCTTGAGATGGCCTGATTATGAGCAGCTTTACTCGTCTTCTACATTAAAAAATAATGCTTGATAAGTGTGGGTGCCGAAAAATCGGCATCCTTTTTCGTTGGTATCGATTGATTCTAATAGGTATAATAAGTTCTAAGTGTAAATTAGCAGGGAAGTGAATGTATTGGCAAAGATAAAAATAGTTACTGACTCCACACATGATATGCCTAAAGAGATAATTGACCAGTATGGAATTGAAGTGGTTCCGCTGACAATATCCGTTGCCGGAAAAACATACACAGATGGCGTTGATATCCACCCGGAAGAGTTTTTAGCAAGAATGAAACAATCTCCGGAGCTTCCGAAAAGCTCGCAGCCTTCCGCTGGTGCTTTTTTAGAGGTGTATGACCGGCTTGGAGCAGAAGGTTACGATATTCTGTCCATCCATATGACGGGAAAAATGAGCGGAACTGTACGCTCGGCTGAAAGTGCTGCCGGAATGACGAAATATAACGTCACCGTTGTTGATTCGAAATTCATTTCAAAAGCTCTCGGCTTCCAGGTGAAGGAGGCAGCCATTATGGCAGCCAACGGCAAATCAATGGAAGAAATCCTCGCGCGGCTTGAGTCCATGAGTGAAAATACACGTCTTTACATAATGGTTGATACGCTTGAAAACCTGGTGAAGGGCGGCAGGATCGGAAAAGGCAGGGCTTTCCTTGGCTCACTTTTGAACATTAAACCGATTGCCTCTCTTGAAGGAGCCGAATACAACCCGGTTGCCAAGGTGCGCAGCTACACACAGGTTGTTAAGTTCCTGGCAAAACAATTTGCCGAGGATGTAAAAGGCAAGTCGATAAAGAGCGTAGGAATCGCACATGCCGGAGCGGAAGAACTTGCAGGAAAAGTCGCAGACAGCATCCGTGAAGCAACAGGCTTTGATGGGGTTGAAATTGACTATACGAATTCGACAGTCAGCACCCATACAGGCCCAGGCGCGTTTGCACTAATGTATCACTTTGAATAAAAGGATTGGCCGGGACTTTATATGTTCCGGCCTTTTTTGATGAACAAACCGAAATCCTTTTCACTTTTGAAAACGTTTGATAAGATAGGGACGACTATAGAGATATGACGGCGGTGAAGACGGTGAAAACAAAAGTAGTTTTACTGATAATGGCAGTTTGCGCTATGCTGCTTTCAGCCTGCAACAAAGAATTGGAAGGTGCGGAAGATTGGCCGCTTAAAGAATTTACCTTCACAAACCAGGAAAATAAACAGTTTGGCACAAAGGACCTTGAGGGCAAAGTATGGATGGCTAGCTTCATCTTTACTAACTGTGATACGGTCTGCCCGCCGATGACGGCAAACATGAGTGAAATACAGACGATGGCCAAGGATGAGGGTATTGAGAATATCCAGTTTGTTTCCTTTAGTGTCGACCCTGAGAACGATACACCTGAAGCTCTCAAGGAATACGGCCAAAAGTTTAATGTTGATTTGAAGAACTGGAACTTTCTAACTGGCTATGAACAGGAAGAAATAGAAGAGTTCGCCTTGAAAAACTTCCAGACTCTTGTCAAAAAACCTGAGACTGATGACCAGGTACTCCATGGAACTTCGTTTTTTTTGATTGGCCAGGATGGTAACGTTAAGAAAACATACCCTGGTGTCTCTGACGTACCGAGGGACCAAATTATTGAAGATATCAAAGCTTTGCAATAAAGCCCTCAATTGGGCTTTTTTTGTTAATGTCTTTTTAGTAGGCGGACCAAGGACAAACAAAGTTAGATGTCTATAGACGACTGTACCCGAGTTTTTTAAGGTCACAGGGTCGCATCAAGTTCTATTGACGACCGTACCCAATTTTTCTTGGTCCACAGAGTCGTCAAGCAGCTCTATTGACGACTGTACACAATTTTTTCTAGCTCATAGAGTCGTCAAGAAGCTCTATTGACGACCGGAC is drawn from Bacillus sp. FJAT-18017 and contains these coding sequences:
- a CDS encoding DUF2535 family protein, whose amino-acid sequence is MKKRIDTILIVKSLEFTNAVGLKVKIVEIPVLEKDNPNQFMIRFRLQTFMMSLNEEQQPKPCYSFRDYLKRTLRWPDYEQLYSSSTLKNNA
- a CDS encoding DegV family protein; protein product: MAKIKIVTDSTHDMPKEIIDQYGIEVVPLTISVAGKTYTDGVDIHPEEFLARMKQSPELPKSSQPSAGAFLEVYDRLGAEGYDILSIHMTGKMSGTVRSAESAAGMTKYNVTVVDSKFISKALGFQVKEAAIMAANGKSMEEILARLESMSENTRLYIMVDTLENLVKGGRIGKGRAFLGSLLNIKPIASLEGAEYNPVAKVRSYTQVVKFLAKQFAEDVKGKSIKSVGIAHAGAEELAGKVADSIREATGFDGVEIDYTNSTVSTHTGPGAFALMYHFE
- a CDS encoding SCO family protein translates to MTAVKTVKTKVVLLIMAVCAMLLSACNKELEGAEDWPLKEFTFTNQENKQFGTKDLEGKVWMASFIFTNCDTVCPPMTANMSEIQTMAKDEGIENIQFVSFSVDPENDTPEALKEYGQKFNVDLKNWNFLTGYEQEEIEEFALKNFQTLVKKPETDDQVLHGTSFFLIGQDGNVKKTYPGVSDVPRDQIIEDIKALQ